Within the Salvia hispanica cultivar TCC Black 2014 chromosome 4, UniMelb_Shisp_WGS_1.0, whole genome shotgun sequence genome, the region ggagtagGGGTAGCTCATTTATACACTTGCAagtcttgttcattctccgatgtgggatatggTTTACTTCCTTTCAATTCtctgtagggatcagatcacttaggattcactaattaccgtgacctcttttattgattggttctgagatggctaatctcagaGGTACAAGCCAATACAACAGTGGTATCATGATTACACACTAAGTATGATACAAGAAGATACAATCAGAAACCCTAGCTCTAGGTAAGTCTTCAATCAGACTCAACACTTAGCTCCATCTGATTTATCACCTGCACACTTAGAAGAAGGATTAGTCACACAAGAAAGATGATCCCGAAGGATCAAAGAATAAAAGAGACTAAGTCAGAGAATCGGGCCACGAATGGCTCAGGTCACAGCAGTGACTGCACTAGGCCTCAGACCTCCCCAATCCTCACAGCAAGTCACAAAGGAGAGCACCGTTGAACGAACTCAAACCAGAGATCAGTGGAACCCTAGACCTCACCTGTCAACGATCACCACAACCTTCTCACACGCGGACAAGCCCACACAACTCAGAACGTTACCGCGAACACAAGAACCCTCACAAAACACTCCAAGCACTTCGGGATTGGTCACAGACAACAGACCAAACCCTAGATAGAGAAGGAAACCGAAGAAGTTGCCTAACACTCAATCTACACCGGTAGAACTCTTAAGAACTGAGAATCATCGGTGGAACAGAAAGCTCGAAGGAGAACTCCAGCTGGATACGCCGGAATcttagagagaagggagagagaCGACGGTTTCTGAgagcaagagagagagagagattgaatCGAATAAGAGAAGCCAAAAGGCCTTCTCTCACTTAACAAACACACCTCACATCCGACGGCTGTGGAGCTTGATCCGCGTGGAGTTGCCAGGTGGCGCACATCCAGCAGCCCTCACAAGGAAACGGGTCTGACTTAATTTGGGCCAGCAATTAATATATGGGCTCAGCACAGGGCAGCCCAACCAATTAATAATGGAAGCCCAAAGCAAGGAGTCCAATAAATCAACAAGCAGGACTGATAAACTTTTGCGGGTTGAGTTGTTATCGAATTACTCAGCATGGTAATGCTTAAACTGTTAAATTCTAATACAAACATGATTGACACAAACACATAACATGAATATATTAGTGATACGATATTATTATTCGTGTTGATGCAACACGAATTCGAAATCACATAAAactacacaaaataatttaagcgTGATGTGGATGAGATACCACCGGGCGCCATGATCAATAGTGGTCACGGTGGTGAAGAGCGCCACATGACgagtaagaaaataaaatattttccttatttaaCTCTAATAAACTACTACCTCCATAATAAGGGtccatttttatcattttagttcatctcacaataagagtccacttttacttttactataaatggtaagtaggtctcacattccactaactcattctactcacatttattattaaactaataaataaaagtgagactTTTGCTTCActataactttttcaactcacatttctttaaatttcttaaaattatgcCGAATCAAATGTGGACTCCTATTGTAGAATggagataataataaaaataaagaataatcaattatttttaaaaaatatgcttTCCTCGCTAAGGGTTAGATACATCCTCAACCCATTCATTACTctaatatacttcctccgttgcATCAAAGATaacaaacttttctttttagtttgttacaTCTAAAATggctcattactaaaaataaaaaaaaaaatctattttgatctttctttttgttattttatttactccacttaacacatacTCCTTATGTCCgagaataggagtcccgtttttctattttagtccgcccgcaaataagagtctcggttcacttttactataaatggtattaagaaatataaagaaaaatgagttgaataagttagtggaatatgagtctcactctccgtcccaaggtagaTGTAACACTTGGGagatgacacgagattttaggagatgttattttatgtgttaagttgtgagagaaaatataattttataattgatgtgagagggagctttttccaaaagaagaaatgcgacatcttttgtggaacaaactaaaaaggaaagtgtgacatctattatgggacgaagggagtatattacttttataataaaatgcgggtgaaataagttggtgggatatggtacctacttaccatttatggtagaAGTGAAATATGACTTTTAAGTTGGGACTGACGGATATGGCGAATCAAGACTCTTAAATtaagacggaggaagtaatctGCATGACATCCCGTGCCATCCAAAAAATAGGttgtggaatggagggagtagtaagcCAAGTTTACACGACTTGCCCAAAATTCCCAAAAGTGACAATCCTACATCGAGCAAATTACGTTCACACAGTGACACGTCAAAAATTAGAGGATGAACCTTTCTACTCTGTGCCTAATACAGACAATATAACCCTTAAAACTCTTTCAAAATTAACGAAAGAGATGGTGTTGTGTCGCTATTCAATCCACGTGACTTCTCATCcttgattttgtgtttcactttttaaaatctgaaattcGGGTATCTTTGTTCTATAATACTCACTTTCACCCCGTATAAAAAATCGTACTTCATCTAtctgtccacaaaaaattgaTCACTGTTGCCATTTTGagacgtccacaaaaaatagcaCCACTTTTGATAAtagaaagtttatctctcatatttttcctactttttcttctctctctcgaactttactcactttttctccctatctctcttactttatgtacttttctcctcctctctcttactttaccaattctacattaaaactcgtgtcataaacaaagtgatctattttttgtggacagagagaatatttctttatttcatgtctcatatatatagttcatgtcaactattttttccccttctctctttctttaataattatatattaaaactcatgtaaATCAAAAATGATCTATTTtaacggatgaagtattattaACACCCATCCAAACCTGACTTGAAATACTGTACGTCaataaaacttaaatattaaatttctgaTACAAGATTTTATACAAAGATGgtgttatttctattttaggagatactattttattattttatctttttattgtataaaataactcaaaaaataaaatattttattttcaatgaGACAATGGAGTGTAATTTGAAACTAATCAAACTATCACTTACAGGTGGACCTataaagataaagataaagataaatataagACTTAGACAAAAGTGACCAAATTAAAACAAGACAACAACTTATTTTAatgtctcgtctcgacgagacgagacggcATTGAGACAGCGTTGCGGGTCCCgtctcatatttttaaaatttttttttttttttttatattctatatatactcttctccattctccattttacacacaaacacacatctattctcttatctctctttctttcctctccaatcacttctataaaatcattcctttattttttttcttctcccaaatttaatcaattatggatccatttgagcaaatgcgtcgccgaataatggaagaatcgctAGAGCCAAGATCGACGTaggaggaggaagccgccgcgccTCCTAGGCGACGCCGGACATACATCCACCCCCTGTAaccgggaggaagccgccgcaaggTTGGAACGTGATTACTTCGATCCGAACCGGTGTGGGGAGATATCTGCTTCCGTCGCCGTTTCCGTATGTCCACGCCCGCTATTTTTGCAAATCGCGAATACATTTGCGGCACGGGAAGAGTTCTTCGGAGAGAAGGGTTCGACGTTGTGGCCGTCCTAGCCACACGACGGCTCCCGAGAAATGTATCTTGCGGCGATCCGTCGGCTTACTACTTGGACAAACGGCGGATGCGTTCGACGAATACACTGCACGTCGAAGAATCCAGCGCAGGcgactttgtttgttgaacttctgCAAAGGCGTCCGGGCAGCCTTCACCGCCGAATTTCGAAGAAGCCAACCACCGCAGATTGTTAGTTTCTGCTCCGTCTTCACGAACAAGTGCACGGATTCCTTGGGATGCTCGGGAgtgtcgattgcatgcattggcaatggaagaattgccctgtGGCGTTGAGGGGGTCATAcacgagcggccacaaaggcacccaccccaccgttatactcgaggccgtcgccgactaccggctatggatttgacatgcgtatttcggggtccccggctcgaacaacgacatcaacgtgctcaacaactccgacctcttcgctgaagttctgaatggtaaagcgccggccatcaacttcgtcgctaacaatcgccagtataaaatggggtactatcttgccgacggcatctatccgaagtggccaaccttcgtgaagacgttcaacaggcctacggacgaaaagcagtctctttttgcgcagaagcaagagtctgctcgcaaggatgtggagagagcgttcggggttctccaagctcgatggaacattatcaaagccccggctcgacagtggtttatggagaatatggtcgacatcatgtatacgtgcataatcttgcacaacatgattgtcgccgacgaaggacctgaggcgggaaattggttcgaccctgaaaccccgggaagctcaaccgcaagtagtccgcctcgaacgggagtgcatccgtctttgcaagagcgattgtctattcgggcaaggacacgtgattctaccgcccacgcccaactccaggaggatctaatggagcacatttgggcaaaatttggcaaccattagatgatcgtcactagagaactccttcttctgcttctttgcctccatttttttttatttgagtttaagtgtgcaatttgtaatttctaattttttaattatgtcttttttatttttttaggtattttaaattgtaattttattttatttataatgaagtgtgttttttattaattgaatttgttggaattaaaaataaaaaatgaaattgaatgaatagttaagagatggttaagagatggagggttgcaggtgttgtctcttagttaagagatgagctgaaaagtacagtggggcccatgaatagtgaagagatgagacggttaagagacggataagagtaCACACCTCTATCATTCATATCGTTACCACATTCATTTCTTGATAATTTTGCAGCAtgtaaagaagaagaaagccTAAATTCTATCAGTGATCTAAGGTTAGTAAAAACTAACTTTGAGATACTTAGTTTAAtcgttatatttttttgaattcttGACTTAAACATACTTGATTGTGATTCCATATTTATATGATATAAACGTTATAGAAATTTCTGAAATTTCAGCTTGTACATAGGTGCATATATACATGGATCCTGACATCATAACTCAAGCCTCAGATGGGATAAATGAAAAACTGAACGAAGTCACCGGTGCACAACCGGAGTGCACAATCTACAGAGTTCACAGACACTTACGCAACGTGAACCCGAAGGCCTACGAGCCCGAGGTGATCGCCATCGGCCCTTATCACCgccataataataataacgaGCATCTAAAGATGATGGAAGGCCACAAGCTGCGTTACCTGAAGCAGCTGCTTAACGCAAAGAATCCACCCAATGATGTCGGAAGATATGTAACGGCTCTAGGCAGATTGGAAGCAGAGGCAAGAAGATGCTACGCAGATTTGCCTGAAACCCTAACCCCGGCCGAGTTCATACAAATGCTTGTGCTAGATGGTTGCTTCATCGTCCAACTAGTTCGCAAGTTTAAATGTATGATGTTGAGGGAGAAGAATGATCCCATCTTCCAAATGAACTGGATGATCAACAGCCTGCAGCGTGATCTCATGCTCTTTGAGAATCAATTGCCGTTCTTCGTCTTGTGCGAGCTCTACGACCTCATCGAGAAACCTAACCAGCATTCTAGGTTTTGGTACCTTCTCTTCAACTTCTTCACCAGTCTCTATCCTGGACAGGGCAGCAAGCAAATGCCGATCGTAGATCCTCGCCAGGTTATGTTAGAAATTCTTGTCATCGTTTAATGAtatgaaatggaaatagtaACAAGCATGAAAGAGAATACTACCTCTAAGTGTCCCACTTGGCTcggattttaaaattttgttttgactttataaaagaaagtgaTAGAAAAAGTTAGCAAAACTTAGtccatacttttatatattgaggCCTGTTTGATAAAggaaaaatgggacatttAACCGCACAGTAGACTCTAGGTTCACATGCTActaatccctccgtccacaattaaatgtcacactttcaCCCGatacatgttttaagaaatgtaatagaaagtgagttgaaaaagttagtagaatgcgagtcctactttttatgtatattagatttataataCAATATGATGAGAATGAGTCAGTGGAATTTGATGTCCATTACAAAAAGTGTGACAAATATTGGCGGACGGACCGATTAAAGTCCaaccctaattaattaaagtttaataaCCAAATCTAGTCCATATATCTTCTAGGTGAAGCATTTGCTCGACTTCCTCCATCAGAGCTGGCTTCCACCTCCCCAATGCTCTGGCGGAGGAAGCAGTCACGAGGTAATAACACTAGGAACGAGGTTGCGGTTCATCAGCAGTGCGACGAGGCTTAAGGAGGCTAACGTCAAGTTTGACAACAGATCAAACGGCAACACGTTGTTCGACGTCAGGTTCGAAAAAGGGTCGATGATAATGGCACCACTAACCATCGAAGACAGGACAGAGTCGTTCCTGCGGAACCTCATCGCGTACGAGCAATATTATGAGCATAATCAAAACAACTTCGTGATTATGTCAAGTTCCTTGACTGCATCGTTGATTCCTCCGCGGATGTGGAGATACTGTCGCGAAGAGGGATCATCGACAACTGGCTAGGGGACGAAGGTAAGGTCGCGGAGATGGTGAACAAGCTGGGTGACTCGGTGGCTGGTCCGGGGAATGGCTTCGTGTATGCGAAGATGTTTGAGGATGTGCATAAGCATTGCAGAAAGCGCAAGAATAATTGGATGGCTAAGTTGAGACGTAACCATTTTAATAGCCCTTGGGctattgtttcttttgttgttGGTCTAGTGCTGCTTCTGCTTACAATCACGCAAACATTGTTTACTATATTACAGGTTGTTTGAAGGATGTTGGAAGTCGATTCTCTCTCAGGCACAAGTGGAGATGCTCAAGGATTAAGGCAAGGGTTGGTATGGTGAATAGTTTTCTTAATTGAAGTGAAAATCATGTGTTGATTGTTAATTATGtgaattgtattttatttgatgataGACTTGAGAAATATTGCTTGGTAAATTGCTAAATCGATTTAATGGTTCTTGGGTGACAAATTTCAAGTCAAGAATGGTAGCAACAATTATGATGGGGCACTTCTTGTGTGATAAACTACATAGGAGAACTAGCAACTATAGCATCTATTTGATATGGTCGAaggagtataattaatttaaaccgAGAGATACGTGAAATTCAATGTTTTGAGATATacattagtattatttacaatgataaatactccctccgtctcacaaaGTTTGTCACAGGACCCGGCATGCGTTTTAAGagattgtttgattttgtattaaagaGGGGTGTGTAGTGGAATAAGGATATCACATTGAGGGGATTGAAGAGTGTATTTTATGTCTATTTTTGGATAGATTTCAAGTAGGGA harbors:
- the LOC125218941 gene encoding UPF0481 protein At3g47200-like yields the protein MDPDIITQASDGINEKLNEVTGAQPECTIYRVHRHLRNVNPKAYEPEVIAIGPYHRHNNNNEHLKMMEGHKLRYLKQLLNAKNPPNDVGRYVTALGRLEAEARRCYADLPETLTPAEFIQMLVLDGCFIVQLVRKFKCMMLREKNDPIFQMNWMINSLQRDLMLFENQLPFFVLCELYDLIEKPNQHSRFWYLLFNFFTSLYPGQGSKQMPIVDPRQVKHLLDFLHQSWLPPPQCSGGGSSHEVITLGTRLRFISSATRLKEANVKFDNRSNGNTLFDVRFEKGSMIMAPLTIEDRTESFLRNLIAYEQYYEHNQNNFVIMSSSLTASLIPPRMWRYCREEGSSTTG